The DNA window GGTTGGGCGACTGTGGTGAGGCTAACCAGACGACAGTAGCGCCAGGGGTGGGGAACCGGAAGTGAGGGCCGCGAGTTGTGCAGATGATTGGGTCAGAAGTCCCGGTTGTGCCAAGGTGGACGGTCGGCGCGCGTCGTCGTAGGTCAGATGGGCGCGAATCAGGTGAGGGCGAGTCAGGAGTGACGGTAGTGGGAGTGCGTAGCCGGGGATGGCGGCGTCGTGCCGGGGTGACCGGCCTGGCGGCGGTCGCGATGTCGGTGGTCGTGAGTGGCTGCGTCGACCTGCCCTCGTTCGACCGGCCGGACATCCCCGACGGCATTCCGCCCGGCGCGGGGACCCCGCAGCCCTACATCGACATCAACGCACCGGGCCGCACCGCCGAGCTCATGCGGGGCTGGGCGACGCCGATCGCGAAGTCCACGGGCATCCCGCTGGTGGCGCTCGAGGCGTACGGCAATGCCGCGGAGATCCAGCGGCAGCAGCATCCCGAATGCGGTCTGGCCTGGACCACTCTCGCGGGTATCGCGGGGGTGGAGAGCAAACACGGAACCCACCACGGCACGCGGCTCGCCGCCAACGGCGACACCTCACCGCCGATCCGGGGGGTGTCGCTCGACGGCACCCGCGGGAACATGAGGATCCACGACACCGATGGCGGTGCGCTCGACGGCGACTCCACCCACGACCGGGCGATGGGGCCGTTTCAGTTCATCCCGGAGACATGGACGCGCTACGGCGTCGATGCCAACGGGGACGGCAAGGCCGACCCGGACAACATCGACGACGCCGCCCTCTCCGCGGCGCGCTACCTGTGTGTCTCCTCCGGCGGCGACATGACCACACCGAACGGGTGGGAGAAGGCCGTCAAGGTCTACAACAACTCGATGGCCTATGTGCTCGACGTCCGCGATCACGCGAATGCGTACTCGGTCAACGTCCGGTACTGACCGGCATCCGGCGGCCCCTGCCCTTACCGCATCCTGCGGGACGGCAACGATTAGGCTTTGACCCGTACGTCGGTCGGCCACACCGGTCGGCCCTACCACCGAGATAGGGGTGCAACCGTGGCAATCATCGAGCAGGTTGGTGCACGAGAGATTCTCGACTCGCGGGGCAACCCGACGGTCGAGGTCGAGGTCGTCCTCGATGACGGAACGTTCACGCGGGCAGCGGTGCCCTCGGGTGCGTCGACCGGTGAACACGAAGCCGTCGAATTGCGCGACGGCGGTGATCGATACGGCGGCAAGGGTGTCACCAAGGCTGTCGAGGGTGTGCTCGGGGAGCTGGGTCCGGCGGTGCTCGGAATCGAAGCCGAGGAGCAGCGACTCGTCGATCAGGCCCTGCTCGACTGTGACGGCACCCCCGACAAGGGGCGCATCGGTGCCAACGCTCTGCTCGGTGTCTCATTGGCCGTCGCGAAGGGCGCCGCGGAGTCGGCCGGGCTGCCGCTGTTCCGCTACCTCGGCGGGCCCAACGCGCACATCCTGCCGGTACCGTGCATGAACATCATCAACGGCGGCGAGCATGCCGACAACGGAATCGACTTCCAGGAGTTCATGATCGCCCCGGTCGGCGCGCCGACCTTCAAGGAGGCGGTCCGCTGCGGTGCAGAGGTGTACCACGCGCTGAAGTCGGTGCTGCACAAGCAGGGACTCAACACTGCCCTCGGTGACGAAGGCGGTTTTGCCCCTGACCTGCCGAACACCGAGGCAGCCATCGCGGTCATCGGTGAGGCGGTCGGCAAGGCCGGCTACAACTTCGGCAAGGACGTGGTGATCGCACTCGACGCCGCTGCCACCGAATTCTTCTCCGGCGGTGTCTACAAGCTGGAGGGCAAGGACTACTCCTCCGACGACATGGTGCCCTTCTACGAGAAGCTCATCGCCGATTTCCCGATCGTCTCCATCGAAGACGGTCTGGCCGAGGATGATTGGGACGGCTGGGCCAAGCTGACCGAGGCGATCGGCGACAAGGTGCAACTCGTCGGCGACGATCTGTTCGTCACCAACCCGGAACGTCTCGAGGAGGGCATCTCCAAGGGCATCGCGAACGCGCTCCTGGTGAAGGTCAACCAGATCGGCACCCTCACCGAGACTTTGGATGCCGTCGCACTGGCACACAACAACGGCTACAAGACGATGATGAGTCACCGGTCAGGTGAGACCGAGGACACCACCATCGCCGACCTGGCCGTCGCATGTGCGTGCGGGCAGATCAAGACCGGTGCGCCGGCCCGTAGCGAGCGTGTCGCCAAGTACAACCAGCTGCTGCGCATCGAAGAGGGCCTCGGTGACGCGGCACGCTACGCCGGGGACCTCGCCTTCCCGCGCTTTTCGTTTGGTTCGTGATTAGCTGGAGTCCATGGCAACCGATGGGCATCGTGCTGGGCGCCGCCGGGTCCGTGACCCGCGCGGCGACTCACGCTCGGCTGAGCGTGCCCGTCGGACCCCGCGTCGTTCGCGGACAGCTCGTACCGCCTCGCCGGCCCCGCTCATCGATACCGCCGTCGACGAGACCGGGGAGCAGTTCTTCGACGAGGTCCCTGCCGAGAAGAGCCCGACGCCTCGGCCCGTGGCCGGCGCGTCGCGCACCCGCGGTGCACGCCGGCGGCCACGCTCGGCGGCGATGCTCTCCCGGGTCGGGAAGATCGACGCCAAGCGGGCCGTCGTCCTGGCGCTCGTGATCAGCGTCGTGGCCTTGACCCTGGCGATGCCGATGCGGACCTACTTCTCGCAGCGTGCCGAGTTGCGTGCACTCACCGCGTCCAACGTGGAGAAGCAACGTGAACTCGCCGACTATCGGCAGAAGGTCAACGAGCAGGACGACCCCGCCTACATCGAGGCCAAGGCCCGATCCGAGCTGTTGTTCGTCCGGCCCGGTGAGACGCCGCTGGTGATGATGTACCCGGGTGAACAAGAGCGTCGCGAAGCAGCCGAAGCTGCCGAAAAGCGCGCTCGCGCACCGTGGTACAGCCGATTGCTGGATTCGGTGGCAACCCCGCCCGGAGTCCGGTGAGCGTTTCCGACGAGGACCTCGAGACCGTCGCGCGGCAGTTGGGCCGCACGCCGCGCGGCGTGATCGAGGTGAGTTACCGGACGCCCGACGGCGCCCCCGCGGTGGTCAAGACCGCGCCGCGGCTACCCGACGGCACACCGTTTCCGACGCTGTTCTATCTCACCGATCCACGACTGACGGCCGAGGCCAGCCGGCAGGAATCGGCCGGGGTGATGAAGACCATGACCGCACGTCTGGCCGAGGATGCCGAACTGGCCGCGGCCTACCGGCGGGCACACGAGAGCTACCTCGCCGAACGTGACGCCATCGAATCACTCGGCACGGATTTCACCGGGGGCGGCATGCCGGACCGGGTGAAGTGCCTGCATGTGCTGATGGCGCATGCACTCGCCAAGGGGCCCGGCGTCAACCCGCTGGGCGACGAGGCGGTCGCGCTGGCCGCCGACAACGGGCTGCGCGGCACGGCCATCCCCGCCGACTGGCCCGCCGCTGCGGAACCGGACGAATCATGAGCGTCGTCGCCGCCGTGGACTGCGGCACCAACTCGATCCGGTTGCTCGTCGCGCGGGCGGATGGCGCCGGTCGCCTGGTGGACCTGCACCGGGAGATGCGTGTCGTGCGGCTCGGGCAGGGCGTCGATGCGACCGGCCGGTTCGCCGACGAGGCCATCGAACGGACACGTATCGCGCTCGCCGACTACGTCGACATCATGGAGACACTGGGCACCGAGCGAGTGCGGATGGTCGCCACCTCGGCCACCCGCGACGCCACCAATCGGGACTCGTTCTTCGGTATGACCGCCGAACTCCTCGGCTGTGTGGTGCCCGGCGCCATCGCCGAGGTGATCACCGGCGACGAGGAGGCGCGGCTCTCTTTCCTGGGGGCGGTGGGTGAGTTGGATTCGGCGCGAGGGCCTTTCGTCGTCACCGACCTCGGCGGCGGTTCCACCGAGATGGTGGTCGGCGACGCGGACGGCGTGCGTGCGGCCTATTCGGCCGACATCGGCTGCGTGCGCCTGACCGAGCGCTGCCTGCCGTCGGACCCGCCGACCGCCGATGAGGTCGAGGCGGCGCGGGCCTTCGCGGCGCAGAGGCTCGACGAGGCGTTCGAGCGAGTGCCGATCGAGGGCGCGCGCACCTGGGTGGGTGTGGCCGGCACGATGACCACACTCTCCGCGGTCGGTGCCGGGCTCGCCGACTACGACCCCGAGGTGATTCACCTGTCCCGCATCTCGCTGTCCGACCTCGATGACGTGTGCCGACGTCTCGTCGGCATGACCCGGGCTGACCGCGCGGCCCTGGGCCCCATGCATCCCGGCCGCGTCGACGTCATCGGCGGCGGCGCGCTGGTGACGATGGAACTCGCACGCCGGCTCACCGAACGCACTGCGATCACCGAACTCGTGGTGAGCGAGCACGACATCCTCGACGGCATCGCGCTGGGGCTGCTGGACTCGCCCACTGCCGGGGCTCAGGCGGAGACCGACTGACGCAGGCTGATGTTGTTGCACGCCTCGCAGACGGTGTCGGGGATGACACCGCGACGTTGCAGGAATCCGAAGGCGACGCAGCCGAGGCAGAGGCCGAAAACGAACTCGAGGGTGGCGGCGGCGATCAGCAGGCCGACGACGATCTGGGCGGCCAGGCCGAAGCCGAGCAGACTCAGCACGAGCGCAGAGGCGCTGAACACGAGACCGATGGTCTGCGCGAAGCGCTTGGGTGGCCCGGGGACGAGTTTGGTCTTGCGCCAGATCTTGGGTGCGATGAGCCGCACGGACAGCTGCCCGAACGGCGAGAACCGCGGCCCGGCCATCACGCGGAGCGCGAAACCGATCGCGAGGATGCCGTACAGCCACGGCTGGTCGATGAACACCGCCACGACCGCGAGTACGACGACGAGCCCGGCTGTCGAGCGGGCCGCGTAGTCGTTGACCGGATTGGGAAAGGTGAACATTGACCGCACCGACACCATCGACCTCCTGGCAGGACTACAAACACGACCAAGCTACGGGCCGCCGGCAATCATGGCAACGGTTGCGCGCACCGGGATTTCTCGAGCTCCTGCTCAGTCGCGTGACTCGCCGGCTTCGGCGGCCTCCACGGCGGCGGGTGCGGTGAACACGCCCGCGCCGGGTAGCGCGTCGGCCTCGTCCGGTGTATCGGCCGGTGCGGACTCGTGCGCGCCGTGCTCGTCCGACTCGATCTCGTCCACGATGGCGGCGTCGATGACGTCCCGTTCCTCGTCGAGCTTGGCCTTGCGGGCGGCCTCCCTCATCTCGAAACCGTCGGTGAAGATCTCGCCGACCTCGCGGGCCACGCCGGCGACCGCCCCGGTGATGATGGTGGCGATCTGACCGACGTGGTTCGCGGTCGACTCGACGAGCTCTTGGATCAGGTCCTTGTTGCGTTCGATGCGATCGACCATGGTGAGAGGGTACCGCTCAGGCGACCGACGCGGGCTTCTCGCGCTCGACGATGACGACCAGATCGTCGTCGTCGCGGGTCATGAAGTTCGGCAGCGAGAGCTTGGCGATCTTCTTCCACGTCGATCCGAGCTGATGGCTCAGCGAACCCGTGTTGTAGGGCAGGCCGTAGCGTTCGCAGATCTCGCGGACCTCGCCGGCGATGGTGGGGTACCGGCTGGCGGGCAGATCCGGGAACAGGTGGTGCTCGATCTGGTGCGACAGGTTGCCGCTCATGATGTGGAACAGGGTGCCGCCGGTGATATTGGCCGACCCCAGCATCTGCCGCAGGTACCACTGACCGCGGGTCTCGTCGGCACATTCCTCGGCCGTGAATGTCTGTGCGCCGGTGGGGAAGTGGCCGCAGAAGATGATCGAGTAGGCCCAGACGTTGCGGACCAGGTTGGCCGAGGCGTTGCCGAGCAGCGTACTGACGAACAGGGGGCCGGTGAGTGCCGGGAACACCACGTAGTCCTTGAGTACCTGACGACCGGCCTTGCGCCACATGCCTTTCAGAAGGCCCTTGACGTCACTCCACTTGCGCTTGCCGGCGACGAGGTTCTCGGCTTCGAGGTCGTGGAGCATGACGCCCCACTCGAACAGCAACATCAGGGCGGTGGCATAGCCGAGGTTGCCCAGGTAGTAGGGATTCCACTTCTGGTCGCGGGCCATCCGCAGGATGCCGTAGCCGATGTCGCGGTCCTCACCGAGGATGTTGGTGAAGGTGTGGTGCAGGTAGTTGTGGCTGTGCTTCCACTGGTCGCCCGGACACACGTTGTCCCACTCGAACTCTCGCGAGTTGTAGGTGTCCTCGCGCATCCAGTCGTACTGGCCGTGCATGACGTTGTGGCCGATCTCCATGTTGTCGAGGATCTTGGAGACCGACAGCGCACCGACACCGGCGAGCCAGGCGGGCGGGAAGAATCCGAGATACATGAGTGCGCGACCGGCGACCTCGAAGCCGCGCTGGGCGCGGATGATCGAGTACAGGTACTCGCGGTCCTTCTCACCGAGGTCGGCGACGACGCGTGCGCGCACTTCGTCGAGGTCGCGGCCGAGGGCCTCGACCTGCTCGTAGGACAGGACGACGGTGTTGGGGTCGCGCTGGGTGGCCTTCTGCTGGGCGGCCGGTTCGAGCACGGCGGGCAGGTGGGCGGGTCGAGGATCGGTGTCACGAGTCATTTCGAGTGTCATGGTGAGACCTCATTTCGGGGTGGATGTCGGTCAGGTGGTCAGATGGCGATCTCGACGTCGCCGACCGGGGCGTTGATGCAGAGCTGGATCTGCTTGTCGCCCTCGGTGTCGACGTCGCCGGTCAGCACGTTGCGTGTGCAGCCGGAGAGTTTGGTGGCCGTGCAGGAGAAGCAGATGCCCATTCGGCAGCCCGATTCGGGACTCAGTCCGGCCGACTCGGCCTGGTCGAGGATGGTGCGGCCGTCGTTGGCCGTGGCCGTGCCCGACGAGGAGAAGCTGAGCTCACCGGTGACGGGTTCGTCGGGGTCGATCGCGATGGGTGCCGCGATGGTGAACGCCTCACTGTGCAACGGATGGGCGATGCCGGTGGCCTCGTGGAACTCGGCCACCGCGTCCATCAGGGCTGTGGGTCCGCAGACGAAGACGTCGGCGTCGGTGAGACCGTCGATGCCGTCGAGGTGTGCGGCCGTGAAGTGCTCACCGTCGGCGCCGCGCGTGTAGTGCATGCGCAACTCGAGGTTGGGGTGAACGGCGGCCAGTGCAGCAAGCTCGCGGCGGTAGGCGACGTCGCTCGGTGTCGGCGCATAGTGCACGAAGACGACGGGACCGGAGTATCCCTCAGCCAACAACGTACGCGTCATTGAGAGTACAGGTGTAACGCCGCTGCCGCCGCTGATGAACACCGCCGCGGTGGGGTCGGTCGGGCCCAGGGTGAACTCGCCCTGTGCCTGGGACAGGCCGACGACGTCGCCGGTGCGCGCGGTGGTGGCCAGATGCCGCGACACGAATCCGTCGTCGTGTGCGGTGATGGTGAGCTCGACGTGGCCGTCGGGCCCGGATGCGGCGTTGGCCGGGGAGAAGCAGCGGGTGTGGCGGACTCCGTCGACCACGACGCTGACCTGCACGAACTGTCCGGCCTGGTGGCCTTGCCACTGGCGGGTGGGCTGCAGGTGGAGGCGTACGGTTCGAGGTGTGGGGTGCTCGACCCGCACGATCTGGGCGCGTAGATCGCGCCAGGTCAGCATCGGATCGAGAAGTTCGAGATACCGGTCCACCGGATGCGGTGAGAGGGCGGCTTCGACGATGGACCCGATCCATCTGTTGAGCCGTCCGCCGGTCTGCTGCGCGGTACCGACGATCGGATCGATGAGGTTGGGGTTGATGAGGCCGGGGGTGCGGATGCTCATGGGCTGGCTCCGTTTCCTGGGTGTTTCAGTGAACAACTGTACACGGAGAAGTGTGACACAGGGCGGCCGTCGCTCGTCAAGGCTTCGTCGGTGTGGCAGCCGTCACGGCTACCGGTGGGTCATGTCCGATTGCAGGTGGGACCGCGCTTAGACTCGGGTGGTGAGCCGGACGCGACACTCGACCCAGCGCGAGACGCAGTCGCGGGCCGACAAGAAGAATCAGACCCGGCAGGCGCTGCTCGACACCACCATGACGCTGGTCGGCGACCGCAGTTTCGGCAGCATCAGCCTGCGGGAGGTCGCGCGCGGCGCGGGAATCGTGCCAACCGCCTTCTACCGGCACTTCGCCTCGATGGAAGACCTCGGCGTCACCCTCGTCGAGGACTCGATGCGGGTGCTGCGCCGGACCCTGCGTGAGGGTCGACGCGATCTCGCGTCCCGGCAGGCACTGCCGACGGCCCAGAGTTCACTGGCCATCCTGTTGCGGCATGTCCGTGAGAACGAGCCCGCCTTCCGGTTCCTCGTTCGCGAGCAGCATGGCGGGATCGCCGAGGTGCGCCGCGCCATCGACACCGAGCTGCGGCTGTTCGCCAAGGAACTCGCCATCGATCTCGCCCGGATGCCCGACCTCGCGCGATGGGACGCCGAGGATCTCGAACTCGCCGCCGAGCTCATCGTGACGATCATGCTGACCGCGGTGGCCGACCTGCTCGACGGTGAGTACCGGGGCCGCGTCGCCGAGCGTGAGGTGGTCGAACGCACCGAACGCCAACTGGTCATGGTCTTCCTCGGCATGGGGCAGTGGAAGACAGGCGAGGGGCGAACAGGCGCGGCGCGAGCAGCCGAATCCTGATTGCCGGCTGAACCGATTGCAACCACCGCGATTTCAACGGTGGGCAGCAGGTGGCGGCTCGTCGAGGATCGTGGGACGGCCCGAGCGCGGGTCGGAGGCGAAACACGCCCCGGCCGGCCCCCGTACGACGCCGCGCCATCCGAGACGATGAAAGGTGCCCGGTGTCCCTGCATTTCCACTGGTTCCTGCCCACATACGGTGATTCACGCAATCTGATCGCAGGTGGTCATGGCAGTCAGATGTCGGGCGACCGGCCGGCGGATCTGCGCTACCTCAAGCAGTTGGCGGGGGCGGCCGAGATCAACGGATTCGAGGCGGTGCTGACGCCGGCCGGATTGTGGTGTGAGGATGCCTGGTTGACCACCGCGGCCCTGATCGACGCGACCGAGTCGCTCAAGTTCCTGGTCGCGTTCCGTCCCGGATTGATCAGTCCGACGCTCGCCGCCCAGATGGCGGCTACCTTCCAGTGGCATTCCCAGGGGCGGCTGCTGGTGAACGTCGTCACCGGTGGCGAGTCGAGTGAGCAGCGCGCCTTCGGCGACTTCCTCAGCAAGACAGCACGTTACGAACGTTGCGGTGAATACCTCGACATCGTCGGGAAACTGTGGCGCTCGCCCGATCCGGTCGACGTGGTGGGCAAATACCTCCGCGTCGAGGGGGCCCAACTGGGCCGACGGCCCGACCCGGTCCCCGAGGTCTTCTTCGGTGGTTCGTCGCCGGCCGCGGGTGCGGTGGCCGCGCGCCACGCCGACGTGTACCTCACCTGGGGTGAGCGGCCGGATGCGGTGGCGGAGAAGATCTCCTGGATCAAGGGTCTCGCCGCCGAGCAGGACCGTCAGGTGCGCCACGGCATCCGATTCCATGTGATCGCGCGCGAGACCTCGGAGCAGGCGTGGGCGCAGGCGCAGCGGCTGCTCGACGCGCTGGACCCGGCGACAGTGGCGGCTGCGCAGCGCAACCTCGCTCGTTCGGAATCCGAGGGGCAACGCCGGATGTCCGAATTACACGGTCGCGGTGAGGGTTTCGACGCCGCCGACCCGCGCTCGCTGGAGATTCATCCCGGCGTGTGGTCCGGAGTGGGTCTCGTCCGGGGTGGTGCGGGCACTGCGCTCGTCGGCTCCTACGAGGAGGTGGCCGGCCTGATCGCCACCTACGCCGACCTCGGTCTCGAGCACTTCATCCTTTCGGGCTATCCGCACCTCGAGGAGGCGTACCACTTCGGTGAGGGTGTGCGTCCGGCACTGGCGCGGCTCGGCCTGATCGACGACGAGGCGGAGTCCGGCGAGGCGGTGCGCGGGGCGTTCCTGCCGACTCTGCGCGCGGCCTCATCCTGATCGCACCCTGTCCTGTTCTGCGACAAACACTTCAACAACCGGAGGTTCACCCATGTCCACCGAATCCGTGGCCGATCAGATCGAATTCGCCTACTGGGTGCCGAACGTCAGTGGCGGCCTGGTCACCAGTGACATCGAACAGCGCACCAGCTGGGACTACGACTACAACGTGCGTCTTGCCCAGACCGCGGAGAACAACGGTTTCAGCTACGCACTCTCGCAGGTGCGCTACGAGGCCAGCTACGGTGCCGAATACCAGCATGAGTCAACGAGTTTCAGCCTCGCGCTGCTGCTGGCCACCCAGCGTCTGAAGGTCATCGCGGCCGTGCATCCCGGCCTATGGCACCCGGCGGTGCTGGCCAAGCTCGGTGCCACCGCCGATCATCTGTCGGGCGGACGATTCGCCATCAACGTGGTGTCGGGATGGTTCAAGGACGAGTTCACCCACCTCGGCGAGCCGTGGCTCGAGCATGACGAACGGTACCGGCGCAGTGGCGAATTCCTCGAGGTGATCCGCAAGATCTGGACCGAGGACAACGTCGACTACCGCGGTGACTTCTATCGCATCCATGACTTCACCCTCAAGCCCAAGCCGCTCAACACCCCGCAGCGGCCCAATCCCGAACTGTTCCAGGGTGGCAACTCGACGGCCGCACGTGCCAATGGCGGACGCTACGCCGACTGGTACTTCTCCAACGGCAAGGACTTCGACGGCGTCACCGAGCAACTCGACGACCTGCGCGCCGTCGCACGGGCCCACGACCGGGAGACCAAGTTCGGGCTCAACGGCTTCATCATCGCCCGCGACACCGAGTCCGAGGCCCGCGACACCCTGCGCGAGATCATCGAGAAGGCGAATCGGCCTGCGGTGGAAGGGTTCCGCGACGCGGTGCAACAGGCCGGCAACTCGACCGGCAACAAGAAGGGCATGTGGGCCGATTCCTCCTTCGAGGATCTCGTCCAGTACAACGACGGCTTCCGCACCCAGCTCATCGGTACGCCCGAGCAGGTGGCCGAACGCATCGTGGCCTACAAGCGCCTCGGCGTCGACCTGATCCTCGGTGGCTTCCTGCACTTCCAGGAGGAGATCGAGTACTTCGGTGAGCGGGTGCTGCCGCTGGTGTGCGAACTGGAGGCGGCGCAGGAGACCGCGGGGGTAGCGTGACCCAGGTGAGTTCGGCTGCCCGCATCGCGACCGCG is part of the Gordonia bronchialis DSM 43247 genome and encodes:
- the sfnG gene encoding dimethylsulfone monooxygenase SfnG, with the protein product MSTESVADQIEFAYWVPNVSGGLVTSDIEQRTSWDYDYNVRLAQTAENNGFSYALSQVRYEASYGAEYQHESTSFSLALLLATQRLKVIAAVHPGLWHPAVLAKLGATADHLSGGRFAINVVSGWFKDEFTHLGEPWLEHDERYRRSGEFLEVIRKIWTEDNVDYRGDFYRIHDFTLKPKPLNTPQRPNPELFQGGNSTAARANGGRYADWYFSNGKDFDGVTEQLDDLRAVARAHDRETKFGLNGFIIARDTESEARDTLREIIEKANRPAVEGFRDAVQQAGNSTGNKKGMWADSSFEDLVQYNDGFRTQLIGTPEQVAERIVAYKRLGVDLILGGFLHFQEEIEYFGERVLPLVCELEAAQETAGVA
- a CDS encoding FtsB family cell division protein produces the protein MATDGHRAGRRRVRDPRGDSRSAERARRTPRRSRTARTASPAPLIDTAVDETGEQFFDEVPAEKSPTPRPVAGASRTRGARRRPRSAAMLSRVGKIDAKRAVVLALVISVVALTLAMPMRTYFSQRAELRALTASNVEKQRELADYRQKVNEQDDPAYIEAKARSELLFVRPGETPLVMMYPGEQERREAAEAAEKRARAPWYSRLLDSVATPPGVR
- a CDS encoding DUF4395 domain-containing protein, whose protein sequence is MSVRSMFTFPNPVNDYAARSTAGLVVVLAVVAVFIDQPWLYGILAIGFALRVMAGPRFSPFGQLSVRLIAPKIWRKTKLVPGPPKRFAQTIGLVFSASALVLSLLGFGLAAQIVVGLLIAAATLEFVFGLCLGCVAFGFLQRRGVIPDTVCEACNNISLRQSVSA
- a CDS encoding LLM class flavin-dependent oxidoreductase, with amino-acid sequence MSLHFHWFLPTYGDSRNLIAGGHGSQMSGDRPADLRYLKQLAGAAEINGFEAVLTPAGLWCEDAWLTTAALIDATESLKFLVAFRPGLISPTLAAQMAATFQWHSQGRLLVNVVTGGESSEQRAFGDFLSKTARYERCGEYLDIVGKLWRSPDPVDVVGKYLRVEGAQLGRRPDPVPEVFFGGSSPAAGAVAARHADVYLTWGERPDAVAEKISWIKGLAAEQDRQVRHGIRFHVIARETSEQAWAQAQRLLDALDPATVAAAQRNLARSESEGQRRMSELHGRGEGFDAADPRSLEIHPGVWSGVGLVRGGAGTALVGSYEEVAGLIATYADLGLEHFILSGYPHLEEAYHFGEGVRPALARLGLIDDEAESGEAVRGAFLPTLRAASS
- a CDS encoding fatty acid desaturase family protein, which gives rise to MTLEMTRDTDPRPAHLPAVLEPAAQQKATQRDPNTVVLSYEQVEALGRDLDEVRARVVADLGEKDREYLYSIIRAQRGFEVAGRALMYLGFFPPAWLAGVGALSVSKILDNMEIGHNVMHGQYDWMREDTYNSREFEWDNVCPGDQWKHSHNYLHHTFTNILGEDRDIGYGILRMARDQKWNPYYLGNLGYATALMLLFEWGVMLHDLEAENLVAGKRKWSDVKGLLKGMWRKAGRQVLKDYVVFPALTGPLFVSTLLGNASANLVRNVWAYSIIFCGHFPTGAQTFTAEECADETRGQWYLRQMLGSANITGGTLFHIMSGNLSHQIEHHLFPDLPASRYPTIAGEVREICERYGLPYNTGSLSHQLGSTWKKIAKLSLPNFMTRDDDDLVVIVEREKPASVA
- a CDS encoding Ppx/GppA phosphatase family protein — encoded protein: MSVVAAVDCGTNSIRLLVARADGAGRLVDLHREMRVVRLGQGVDATGRFADEAIERTRIALADYVDIMETLGTERVRMVATSATRDATNRDSFFGMTAELLGCVVPGAIAEVITGDEEARLSFLGAVGELDSARGPFVVTDLGGGSTEMVVGDADGVRAAYSADIGCVRLTERCLPSDPPTADEVEAARAFAAQRLDEAFERVPIEGARTWVGVAGTMTTLSAVGAGLADYDPEVIHLSRISLSDLDDVCRRLVGMTRADRAALGPMHPGRVDVIGGGALVTMELARRLTERTAITELVVSEHDILDGIALGLLDSPTAGAQAETD
- the eno gene encoding phosphopyruvate hydratase; translated protein: MAIIEQVGAREILDSRGNPTVEVEVVLDDGTFTRAAVPSGASTGEHEAVELRDGGDRYGGKGVTKAVEGVLGELGPAVLGIEAEEQRLVDQALLDCDGTPDKGRIGANALLGVSLAVAKGAAESAGLPLFRYLGGPNAHILPVPCMNIINGGEHADNGIDFQEFMIAPVGAPTFKEAVRCGAEVYHALKSVLHKQGLNTALGDEGGFAPDLPNTEAAIAVIGEAVGKAGYNFGKDVVIALDAAATEFFSGGVYKLEGKDYSSDDMVPFYEKLIADFPIVSIEDGLAEDDWDGWAKLTEAIGDKVQLVGDDLFVTNPERLEEGISKGIANALLVKVNQIGTLTETLDAVALAHNNGYKTMMSHRSGETEDTTIADLAVACACGQIKTGAPARSERVAKYNQLLRIEEGLGDAARYAGDLAFPRFSFGS
- a CDS encoding DUF501 domain-containing protein — translated: MSVSDEDLETVARQLGRTPRGVIEVSYRTPDGAPAVVKTAPRLPDGTPFPTLFYLTDPRLTAEASRQESAGVMKTMTARLAEDAELAAAYRRAHESYLAERDAIESLGTDFTGGGMPDRVKCLHVLMAHALAKGPGVNPLGDEAVALAADNGLRGTAIPADWPAAAEPDES
- a CDS encoding lytic transglycosylase domain-containing protein encodes the protein MSVVVSGCVDLPSFDRPDIPDGIPPGAGTPQPYIDINAPGRTAELMRGWATPIAKSTGIPLVALEAYGNAAEIQRQQHPECGLAWTTLAGIAGVESKHGTHHGTRLAANGDTSPPIRGVSLDGTRGNMRIHDTDGGALDGDSTHDRAMGPFQFIPETWTRYGVDANGDGKADPDNIDDAALSAARYLCVSSGGDMTTPNGWEKAVKVYNNSMAYVLDVRDHANAYSVNVRY
- a CDS encoding TetR family transcriptional regulator, which translates into the protein MSRTRHSTQRETQSRADKKNQTRQALLDTTMTLVGDRSFGSISLREVARGAGIVPTAFYRHFASMEDLGVTLVEDSMRVLRRTLREGRRDLASRQALPTAQSSLAILLRHVRENEPAFRFLVREQHGGIAEVRRAIDTELRLFAKELAIDLARMPDLARWDAEDLELAAELIVTIMLTAVADLLDGEYRGRVAEREVVERTERQLVMVFLGMGQWKTGEGRTGAARAAES
- a CDS encoding ferredoxin reductase, which produces MSIRTPGLINPNLIDPIVGTAQQTGGRLNRWIGSIVEAALSPHPVDRYLELLDPMLTWRDLRAQIVRVEHPTPRTVRLHLQPTRQWQGHQAGQFVQVSVVVDGVRHTRCFSPANAASGPDGHVELTITAHDDGFVSRHLATTARTGDVVGLSQAQGEFTLGPTDPTAAVFISGGSGVTPVLSMTRTLLAEGYSGPVVFVHYAPTPSDVAYRRELAALAAVHPNLELRMHYTRGADGEHFTAAHLDGIDGLTDADVFVCGPTALMDAVAEFHEATGIAHPLHSEAFTIAAPIAIDPDEPVTGELSFSSSGTATANDGRTILDQAESAGLSPESGCRMGICFSCTATKLSGCTRNVLTGDVDTEGDKQIQLCINAPVGDVEIAI